Genomic segment of Candidatus Dormiibacterota bacterium:
GCATGTTCGAGACCGAGTTCACCGCGTTGAGCAATCGCGCGCGCGATCTCTACCCGGCTCCATTCCGCGACGAGATCGAGCGCTTGAACGAAACGATCTATGCGACCGTGAACGACGGCGTGTATCGAGCCGGGTTTGCAACGTCGCAGGCGGCCTACGAACGCGCCGCCTACCGGGTGTTCGATACGCTCGACGCGTTAGAGGCACGGCTGGCCGATTCGCGCTACCTCTTCGGCGCGCTACCGGTTGAGACGGACTGGCGGCTTTTCGTCACGCTCATCCGCTTCGATGCGGTGTACTTCGGACATTTCAAATGCAACCTGCGCCGGATTGCGGACTATCCGAACCTCTTCGGCTACCTACGCGATCTCTATCAAATTCCGGGTGTGGCGCACACGGTCAACTTCGATCACATCAAACGCCATTACTACTACACGCACGACGACATCAACCCGACCCGCATCGTACCGATCGGCCCCCTACAGGACCTCGGCGCTCCCCACGGCCGGGAACGCCTCAGCCGTTCGGTTTGACGCCGTCCTGCGGCCAGAAACCGTAGATCGCGCGACCGGCCTCAAGATCCCAGAAACGCGTCGCGTTGTCGCCGACGCCGTATACGACCGCGTACGGCACGTCCCGGGCCAGGATGCAGCGCACCAGACGCGCGAAATCGCGCTGCGACATCCACGTCGCAGCGTAGCGCTTGAACTTCTGCTCGTCGGTGAGCCCGAGCCAACCGGACGATGCGCGAACGCTTT
This window contains:
- a CDS encoding glutathione S-transferase family protein, with the protein product MQAQFPDEQHDDGSFVRQQDAFRDWVRADGSTPYPVVAGRYHLYVSLACPWAHRTIIVRELLGLQSAVGMTVVNPIRDDEHGWEFGDGPGFSPDPINGFRYLREAYDANDPHYRGRITVPVLWNTQSERIVSNSDDDIMRMFETEFTALSNRARDLYPAPFRDEIERLNETIYATVNDGVYRAGFATSQAAYERAAYRVFDTLDALEARLADSRYLFGALPVETDWRLFVTLIRFDAVYFGHFKCNLRRIADYPNLFGYLRDLYQIPGVAHTVNFDHIKRHYYYTHDDINPTRIVPIGPLQDLGAPHGRERLSRSV